One window of Larus michahellis chromosome 19, bLarMic1.1, whole genome shotgun sequence genomic DNA carries:
- the KDF1 gene encoding keratinocyte differentiation factor 1: MLGRKTGLPHDLNSHRQLNQSYQEAVPLRTRPSKETDVSLEVFSGSTPEIKQSRTRAQQMRDRKGRKADIKDSNGREAETITFISGTAEAPPNQSFCCSSLSQAWNTYKAVFCCIVTCGGCFQDCSVCIPYPGPAETSTDDGKNGDYNGRLPNSPANVSPTEKNGNQIKKSSMGSSFSYPDVKLKGIPVYQNRSPSHHLESDSCCKELLPEKPFRNSIEKPPLPSSHRSSEEYYSFHESDLDISELNGSMSSREIDVLIFKKLTELFSVHQIDELAKCTSDTVFLEKTNKISDLINSITQDYNLDEQDAECRLVRGIIRISTRKSRVRPHISIPASQSHEEKSSRGNAPDSGNETMLESMVISQDDLAVQISEETPADVIARNMRRHSSAGSPTSRDSSFQDTETDSSGAPLLQVYC; this comes from the exons ATGCTGGGCCGGAAAACAGGACTCCCCCACGACCTGAACAGCCACCGCCAGCTGAACCAGTCCTACCAGGAGGCTGTGCCCCTGCGGACCAGACCATCCAAGGAGACAGATGTCAGTTTGGAGGTGTTCAGCGGCTCTACGCCTGAAATCAAACAGAGTCGCACCAGAGCCCAGCAGATGCGGGATAGGAAAGGTCGCAAAGCTGACATCAAAGACTCGAACgggagagaggcagaaacaaTTACCTTTATTTCTGGCACAGCAGAGGCTCCCCCAAACCAGAGCTTCTGCTGTTCCTCTCTGTCTCAGGCCTGGAACACGTACAAGGCTGTTTTCTGTTGTATAGTGACCTGTGGGGGCTGCTTTCAGGACTGCAGTGTCTGTATCCCCTACCCGGGGCCCGCTGAGACCTCCACTGATGATGGAAAGAACGGAGATTATAATGGGCGACTGCCAAACAGCCCCGCCAACGTCTCTCCCACTGAGAAGAACGGGAACCAGATCAAAAAGTCCAGCATGGGTAGCAGTTTCAGTTACCCAGATGTGAAACTGAAGGGTATTCCTGTCTATCAAAACAGGAGCCCCAGCCACCACCTGGAATCGGATTCGTGCTGCAAAGAGCTGCTGCCAGAGAAGCCCTTCAGGAACAGCATAGAAAAGCCAccgctccccagcagccaccGCAGTTCGGAGGAGTATTATTCCTTCCACGAGTCCGACCTGGACATCAGTGAGCTGAACGGTTCCATGTCCAGCAGGGAGATCGACGTCCTGATCTTCAAGAAACTGACGGAGCTCTTCAGCGTCCACCAGATCGACGAGCTGGCGAAGTGCACGTCAGACACTGTCTTCCTGGAGAAGACCAACAAGATCTCGGACCTCATCAATAGCATAACTCAGGACTACAACCTGGACGAGCAGGACGCTGAATGCAGGCTGGTCCGAGGCATCATACGCATCAGCACCCGTAAAAGCAGGGTCCGGCCCCATATTTCTATCCCAGCCAGCCAGAGCCACGAGGAGAAGTCCAGCAGAGGCAACGCACCAGACAGCGGTAATGAAACGATGCTGGAGTCCATGGTCATCAGCCAAGATG ATTTGGCCGTGCAAATATCGGAAGAAACCCCAGCAGATGTGATAGCCAGGAATATGAGGCGGCACAGCAGCGCAG
- the TRNP1 gene encoding TMF-regulated nuclear protein 1, producing the protein RDVPYRAQASPAGALPYRAGVAPRHAGAEPVPVPPPAGPSRTEPAPPPGYKSSRRRCPAPVPMAAAAAADPCPAAGDEQRPDRGGTNASNTSGGGGSGTGTSGGGTGSSSSPGSVELAAARRRLVAAEGRRRAAAELEGRVRQVHCALRHAELRLAARAEALGRLGAGVAQAQLALAAQSQRLQKGLRRRPRPRPAALLAAARALRSCVPWGPARPRGAAATPVVARRLPAAPRSPA; encoded by the coding sequence CGTGACGTGCCATACCGAGCCCAAGCATCCCCCGCCGGGGCTCTACCGTACCGGGCCGGGGTCGCTCCCCGCCATGCCGGTGCGGAGCCGGTACCAGTGCCGCCcccggcggggccgagccgcACAGAGCCGGCGCCGCCCCCGGGCTATAAATCCTCTCGGCGGCGCTGCCCGGCTCCCGTtcccatggcggcggcggcagcggcggatCCGTGTCCGGCTGCGGGCGACGAGCAGCGCCCCGATCGCGGCGGTACCAACGCCAGTAAcaccagcggcggcggcggctccggcaccggcaccagcggcggcggcaccggcagcagcagcagccccgggtCGGTGGAgctggcggcggcgcggcggcggctggtGGCGGCGGAAGGTCGCCGTcgggcggcggcggagctggAGGGTCGGGTCCGGCAGGTTCACTGCGCCCTGCGGCACGCCGAGCTCCGCCTGGCCGCCCGCGCCGAGGCCCTGGGCCGGTTGGGAGCCGGGGTGGCCCAGGCCCAGCTGGCGCTAGCCGCGCAGAGCCAGCGGCTGCAGAAGGGGctgcgccgccgcccgcgcccccgccccgccgccctcctgGCCGCCGCCCGCGCCCTCCGCAGCTGCGTCCCCTGGGGCCCCGCACGCCCCCGCGGAGCCGCCGCAACCCCCGTCGTTGCCCGCCGGCTGCCCgccgcgccccgcagccccgcataG